In Cicer arietinum cultivar CDC Frontier isolate Library 1 chromosome 1, Cicar.CDCFrontier_v2.0, whole genome shotgun sequence, one DNA window encodes the following:
- the LOC101492698 gene encoding putative F-box protein At3g16210: protein MEKSVVATNVKVNNHIPDDLVLSILSKLPIKSLNRFGCVCKSWTLLFENPHFLIMYRGYFLSNNHSYYDGTSILLNHILVPLRNELVEPLHSTLYLLFGDRFENKVKLDWPPPFHEDDSCIHILSYVVVNGTLCLTHDIGPYAKCVFWNLAIDKFKLIPPSPFEFVPYHNTLLKPHGFGYDHERDYYKVIRQLVFFVDDNIDVPCEEPIGFAPMWEIYSLRSNSWRKLDVDMPYLSACDELWMEFVIGGV, encoded by the coding sequence ATGGAGAAATCTGTTGTTGCCACAAATGTAAAGGTTAACAACCATATACCCGATGATCTTGTCCTCTCTATCCTGTCTAAATTGCCTATAAAATCTTTGAACCGATTTGGATGTGTATGCAAATCTTGGACTCTCTTGTTTGAAAATCCTCATTTCCTGATAATGTATCGCGGCTATTTCCTTTCTAATAACCATTCTTATTACGATGGTACTTCTATCCTCCTAAATCATATTCTAGTTCCTTTAAGGAATGAACTGGTTGAACCATTACACTCTACATTGTATTTACTTTTTGGTGATAGGTTTGAGAATAAGGTGAAACTAGATTGGCCACCTCCATTTCACGAGGATGACAGTTGTATTCATATTTTGAGTTATGTGGTTGTTAATGGGACTCTTTGTCTCACACATGATATTGGCCCGTACGCAAAATGTGTATTTTGGAACCTTGCTATAGATAAATTTAAGCTCATTCCACCCAGCCCTTTTGAGTTTGTACCTTATCATAACACTTTATTGAAACCTCATGGTTTTGGTTATGACCATGAAAGAGATTATTATAAAGTGATTCGACAATTAGTTTTCTTTGTTGATGACAACATAGATGTGCCATGTGAAGAACCTATAGGTTTTGCCCCAATGTGGGAGATATATAGTCTAAGAAGTAATTCTTGGAGGAAACTTGATGTTGACATGCCTTATCTTAGTGCGTGTGATGAATTGTGGATGGAGTTTGTCATTGGTGGAGTATAA